The Glycine soja cultivar W05 chromosome 8, ASM419377v2, whole genome shotgun sequence genome has a window encoding:
- the LOC114424667 gene encoding hexokinase-1-like, protein MRKVVVCATVIGACTVVAVVVHRYARKCRRWAKAIEILKELEEKCATPTWKLKLVADAMNVEMHAGLASEGGSKLKMLITYVDKLPTGNEEGLYYALDLGGTNFRVLRVQLGGKYGGIISQEFTEVSIPPNLMVGTSDELFDYIAAELAKFVAQENQDFQVSPGRQRELGFTFSFPVMQTSLASGNLVKWTKGFNIDGTVGQDVVAELTKAIRRQGLDMRVNALVNDTVGTLAGGRYTNSNVIAAIILGTGTNAAYVERVQAIPKWHGPLPDSGDMAINMEWGNFRSSHLPLTEYDCALDAESFSPGDQIFEKMTSGLYLGEIVRRVLCKIAEEAFFFADNVPPKLKIPFILSTPDMCAMHHDSSTDLNVVGSKLKNILEISDTSLEVRKVVVEICNIIATRGARLSAAGILGILKKLGKDTKSEVEGQKNVIAMDGGLYEHYTEYSKCLENTLKELVGEDISESIIIEHFNDGSGVGAALLAASHSQYLDA, encoded by the exons ATGAGGAAGGTGGTGGTGTGTGCTACAGTGATCGGAGCGTGCACggtggtggcggtggtggtgCATAGGTACGCGAGGAAATGTCGACGGTGGGCAAAGGCGatagaaatattgaaggagTTGGAGGAGAAGTGTGCAACGCCAACGTGGAAGCTGAAGCTGGTTGCGGATGCCATGAACGTGGAGATGCATGCTGGTCTTGCTTCAGAAGGTGGTAGCAAGCTCAAGATGCTCATCACTTACGTTGATAAGCTCCCAACAGG GAATGAGGAAGGACTATATTATGCATTGGACCTTGGAGGGACTAATTTTCGCGTGTTACGTGTGCAATTGGGAGGCAAGTATGGTGGTATTATTAGTCAAGAATTCACTGAGGTTTCAATTCCTCCTAATTTGATGGTTGGAACATCAGAt GAACTCTTTGACTATATTGCAGCAGAACTTGCAAAATTTGTTgcccaagaaaatcaagatttcCAAGTGTCTCCTGGTAGGCAGAGAGAGCTAGGTTTTACCTTTTCCTTTCCTGTCATGCAAACGTCACTTGCTTCTGGGAACCTTGTCAAGTGGACAAAAGGCTTCAACATAGACGGCACA GTTGGTCAAGATGTTGTGGCAGAATTAACTAAAGCCATTCGGAGACAAGGTCTTGATATGCGTGTAAATGCTCTG GTCAATGACACAGTTGGGACATTAGCAGGAGGTCGATATACAAACAGCAATGTTATTGCTGCGATTATTTTAGGTACTGGTACAAATGCAGCCTATGTGGAACGTGTTCAAGCAATACCAAAATGGCACGGTCCTTTGCCAGATTCTGGAGATATG GCTATCAACATGGAGTGGGGAAACTTCCGGTCATCACACCTTCCATTAACTGAGTATGACTGTGCATTAGATGCTGAGAGTTTCAGCCCTGGTGATCAG ATTTTTGAGAAGATGACTTCTGGCTTGTACTTGGGAGAAATTGTTCGTCGAGTACTATGCAAAATAGCTGAAGAAGCTTTCTTTTTTGCTGACAATGTTCCCCCGAAACTTAAAATTCCGTTCATATTAAG TACACCTGACATGTGTGCAATGCATCATGATTCATCTACTGATCTCAATGTGGTAGGAAGCAAACTGAAGAACATTTTGGAG ATATCTGATACCTCCCTGGAAGTGAGGAAGGTGGTTGTAGAGATCTGCAATATCATTGCCACCCGTGGTGCTCGTCTTTCTGCTGCTGGAATCTTAGGTATCCTGAAGAAGTTGGGAAAAGACACCAAGAGTGAAGTTGAGGGTCAGAAGAATGTGATAGCCATGGATGGTGGATTGTATGAGCATTACACTGAGTATAGCAAGTGCTTAGAGAATACCCTTAAAGAGTTGGTTGGTGAAGATATCTCAGAAAGTATCATCATTGAGCATTTCAATGACGGTTCAGGAGTTGGTGCTGCCCTTCTTGCAGCCTCTCACTCCCAGTACCTTGATGCTTAG
- the LOC114423341 gene encoding auxin-responsive protein IAA16-like, which translates to MWQRSHKSSEERKLELRLGPPGEESLNESIRKSNRERNESQFTLGCFSTQNFFTSDKQGPGGTTLPSAWPSTSYHHQHQAKAKASSFLQLQSSPQNMIVMGKDVSQFSCVEKKVFSPSCANPAVSKRTSSGPAVGWPPIRSFRKNIASGSTSKLPSGSHQQHQNVVPYKVASQKPTDKSGKGLFVKINMDGVPIGRKVDINAYDSYEKLSSAVDELFRGLLAEMKLSHIGSSQCCSGQRDSCAGGIQNKEQEEKSNKGLLVGSGEYTLVYEDNEGDRMLVGDVPWHMFVSTVKRLRVLKSSDLPAFTLGSKQD; encoded by the exons ATGTGGCAAAGAAGCCACAAGTCATCAGAGGAGAGAAAGCTGGAGCTTAGGCTTGGTCCACCTGGTGAAGAGTCTCTCAATGAAAGCATCAGAAAAAGCaacagagaaagaaatgaatcacAATTCACTCTTGGTTGCTTCTCAACTCAAAATTTTTTTACTTCTGACAAGCAAGGTCCAGGTGGGACTACGTTGCCCTCTGCATGGCCTTCCACATCCTATCATCACCAACACCAGGCTAAAGCTAAAGCTTCATCATTTCTTCAGCTCCAATCAAGTCCACAAAACATGATAGTGATGGGAAAGGATGTGTCACAATTCTCTTGTGTAGAGAAGAAGGTATTCTCACCCTCTTGTGCAAATCCAGCGGTGTCCAAAAG AACTTCTTCAGGTCCAGCAGTGGGTTGGCCTCCAATTCGTTCCTTCAGGAAGAACATTGCAAGTGGAAGCACTTCTAAGTTGCCTTCTGGGTCCCACCAGCAACATCAAAATGTTGTTCCATACAAGGTTGCTAGCCAAAAACCTACTGACAAATCTGGTAAAGGCTTGTTTGTGAAGATCAATATGGATGGTGTCCCCATTGGGAGAAAAGTGGACATCAATGCTTATGACAGCTATGAAAAACTTTCCTCTGCTGTTGATGAGCTCTTTAGGGGCCTCCTTGCAG AGATGAAGTTATCTCATATTGGCTCTTCCCAATGCTGTTCTGGTCAAAGAGATTCCTGTGCTGGTGGAATTCAAAACAAGGAACAGGAAGAGAAATCCAATAAGGGTTTATTGGTTGGAAGTGGGGAATATACTCTTGTTTATGAGGATAATGAAGGAGACAGGATGCTTGTTGGAGATGTGCCGTGGCA CATGTTTGTATCGACGGTGAAGAGGCTGAGGGTGTTGAAGAGTTCTGATCTTCCTGCTTTTACAC TTGGTAGTAAGCAAGACTAG